A genomic region of Gossypium hirsutum isolate 1008001.06 chromosome D01, Gossypium_hirsutum_v2.1, whole genome shotgun sequence contains the following coding sequences:
- the LOC107921774 gene encoding uncharacterized protein, which produces MDEFNNMYNSFDMNYDTPELSEEAQRRIATIVTQVENNSYHEEEEYMLSSVLVHHETYFTMQPRMDSNYTGQMWVDEVLKGHDDRCMNSFRMPKDIFHSLLHDLQTNYGLKNGKVSVMKKLALSLYILGNRESNSNATEWFQRSGETVSRIFTDMLHIFARMGIDTTKPTEGQFEEVPNHIRHDTRYWPHFKENIILWIQDIHKWQVF; this is translated from the exons atggatgaatttaacaatatgtataatagttttgatatgaattatgatacccctgaattaagtgaagaagctCAACGAAGAATAGCCACAATTGTTACCCAAGTTGAGAACAACAGTTATCATGAAGAGGAAGAATATATGTTAAGCAGTGTATTGGtacaccatgaaacttatttcactatgcAACCGCGTATGGATTCAAATTATACAGGTCAAATGTGGGTGGACGAAGTATTAAAAGGGCACGATGATCGTTGCATGAATAGTTTTAGGATGCCAAAAGATATATTTCACAGCTTGTTGCATGATTTGCAAACAAATTATGGCTTAAAGAATGGGAAAGTATCGGTGATGAAgaagttagcattatcattgtacattcttggaaatagagaatcaaattcaaatgcaacagAGTGGTTTCAACGATCTGGGGAAactgttagtcgaatttttactgatatgttgCATATATTTGCTCGAATGGGAATAGACACGACTAAACCCACTGAAGGTCAATTCGAGGAAGTACCGAACCATATTCGACATGATACAAGATATTGGCCtcactttaag gaaaatattatcttgtggattcaggatatccacaaatggcaggttttctag
- the LOC107921773 gene encoding vacuolar-sorting receptor 3 isoform X1 yields MELRTFHHHLLQVFMLLSLISNCYARFVVEKNSLTVTSPEKIKGTHDSAIGNFGIPQYGGSMAGVVVYPEENQKACKSFDDFWISFKSKPGSLPTFVLVDRGDVETNECLENNGGCWQDKTANLTACRDTFRGRVCECLLVDGVQFKGDGYSHCEALGPGGFGYAFCGTTCVANGTFLGDCIQRCLPSEALVETQEKIHLTSSSVFCNVGFAAMI; encoded by the exons ATGGAGCTACGAACAttccatcatcatcttcttcaagtgtttatgttattatctttgaTAAGCAATTGTTACGCGAGATTCGTGGTGGAAAAGAACAGCTTGACGGTAACATCGCCGGAGAAGATTAAAGGAACCCATGATAGTGCGATTGGGAACTTTGGGATACCTCAATATGGTGGAAGCATGGCTGGTGTTGTGGTTTACCCTGAAGAAAACCAAAAAGCTTGTAAAAGCTTTGATGACTTTTGGATTTCGTTTAAATCCAAGCCTGGTTCTCTTCCTACCTTTGTTTTGGTCGATCGTGGAG ATGTGGAGACGAATGAATGCTTGGAAAATAATGGTGGTTGTTGGCAAGATAAAACAGCAAATCTCACAGCCTGCAGG GATACATTTCGAGGAAGAGTTTGTGAATGTCTCTTGGTTGATGGCGTGCAATTCAAAGGAGATGGATACAGTCACTGTGAAG CACTCGGCCCGGGTGGATTTGGGTATGCGTTTTGTGGAACTACTTGCGTCGCCAACGGAACTTTCCTTGGGGATTGTATTCAACGTTGCCTGCCGTCAGAAGCACTAGTGGAGACTCAGGAGAAAATCCACCTCACGAGCAGTTCCGTATTCTGCAATGTTGGGTTTGCTGCCATGATATGA
- the LOC107921775 gene encoding uncharacterized protein isoform X6: MGSSINRYLQWKSGKVWSKSFSAGDDSCNSCSELEDGKSHERSGQETNQQMCNYKYQLEQEDLYLILMKHATTWVIQVKKLQQQLQEETDLHLALASAVEHFGSPSSSSPGKLPDKQALHQGLC, from the exons AT GGGAAGTTCTATTAATAGGTATTTACAATGGAAGAGTGGTAAGGTTTGGAGCAAGTCATTTTCAGCTGGGGATGATTCTTGTAATTCTTGTTCTGAATTGGAG GATGGTAAGTCCCATGAAAGGAGTGGACAAGAGACAAATCAACAGATGTGTAATTATAAATACCAGCTTGAGCAAGAA GATTTATATCTCATTCTCATGAAACATGCTACCACTTGGGTGATACAGGTTAAAAAGTTACAGCAGCAGTTGCAGGAAGAGACCGATTTGCACTTAGCTCTAGCAAGTGCTGTTGAACATTTTGGTTCACCTTCTTCTAGTTCTCCAGGCAAGCTTCCAGATAAG CAAGCATTACACCAGGGACTGTGTTGA
- the LOC107921773 gene encoding exosome complex component RRP43 isoform X3, translating to MGLPNASDDLSTEVEVDAFRRLFPLRFYEKHLLKSIRPDARPLGRARETTIGLGAVASANGSALAKIGSTTMLAAIKMEVMTPSLETPNEGCLGLLPLAARFPVSLSLPKTPGRPAEAAPVVAKQLSDTILSSGMINLKELSLVSGKAAWMAYLDIYCYDADGALFDTALLSAVAAFSHCNCFSHFHQIL from the exons ATGGGATTACCAAATGCGAGCGATGACTTGTCAACTGAAGTTGAGGTAGATGCTTTCAGACGCCTCTTTCCCCTTCGTTTCTATGAGAAACATCTTTTAAAGTCTATACGTCCTGATGCTCGTCCGCTTGGAAGAGCAAGAGAAACCACCATTGGCCTTG GGGCTGTTGCATCTGCTAATGGTTCAGCACTTGCAAAAATTGGTTCAACT ACTATGTTGGCTGCTATCAAAATGGAGGTCATGACCCCTTCATTGGAAACACCGAATGAGGGTTGTTTAGGTTTGCTGCCGTTAGCTGCACGCTTTCCTGTTTCTCTTTCTCTTCCTAAAAC GCCTGGCAGACCAGCTGAGGCAGCACCAGTCGTGGCAAAGCAATTGTCAGACACTATTTTAAG CTCTGGTATGATCAATTTGAAGGAACTGTCCTTGGTTAGTGGAAAAGCTGCTTGGATGGCATATTTG GACATATACTGTTATGATGCTGATGGTGCTCTTTTTGACACTGCATTACTCTCAGCTGTTGCTGCCTTTTCTCATTGTAACTGTTTCTCTCATTTTCATCAAATATTATAA
- the LOC107921775 gene encoding uncharacterized protein isoform X4, giving the protein MQWKCFVGLSKEFSPIRGSSINRYLQWKSGKVWSKSFSAGDDSCNSCSELEDGKSHERSGQETNQQMCNYKYQLEQEVKKLQQQLQEETDLHLALASAVEHFGSPSSSSPGKLPDKQALHQGLC; this is encoded by the exons ATGCAATGGAAGTGCTTTGTAGGATTATCAAAGGAATTCTCACCAATAAG GGGAAGTTCTATTAATAGGTATTTACAATGGAAGAGTGGTAAGGTTTGGAGCAAGTCATTTTCAGCTGGGGATGATTCTTGTAATTCTTGTTCTGAATTGGAG GATGGTAAGTCCCATGAAAGGAGTGGACAAGAGACAAATCAACAGATGTGTAATTATAAATACCAGCTTGAGCAAGAA GTTAAAAAGTTACAGCAGCAGTTGCAGGAAGAGACCGATTTGCACTTAGCTCTAGCAAGTGCTGTTGAACATTTTGGTTCACCTTCTTCTAGTTCTCCAGGCAAGCTTCCAGATAAG CAAGCATTACACCAGGGACTGTGTTGA
- the LOC107921767 gene encoding FT-interacting protein 3 codes for MEFLFVRIVRARDLPLKAVNGVEIKIGNYNATTKNFEKKPDFEWNQVFAFGQDRLQATTMEITMRDKELIIGDNMIGKITVALHEVPLCLPPDSPLASQWYKLEDKNGFTLRKGELMLAMWYSTQADRVFTDAWHSDSAIVSGESLLNTRLKAYLLPRLWYLRVNVIQARDLVPGSKDRNPQVYVKAVVGDVILRTRVSPDKNVNPQWNEDLMFVVAKPFFDSLIVTVEDRLENSTIRCLGKCVIRLSNVEQRLLPLPADPLWYTLEDIVFEDGMEKEVNFFSKLNMCVSLDGGYHGFDESVHNGSDYRPTAKMLWTAMIGVLELGIINASGLQPIKLRDGCETTDAYCLAKYGPKWVKTRTVVDSFDPKWNEQYSWDVYDLYTMLTIGVFDDCHLHGGDAVGDGKDPSLEKVRIQLSSLATNKIYTYSYPLLVLQPNGAKKMGELQLAIRFTCSSYLSLFLVYTMNPLLPEMHHIYPLSIYQLDILRKQAVRILVRV; via the coding sequence ATGGAGTTTTTATTTGTAAGAATAGTTAGAGCTAGAGATTTGCCATTGAAAGCTGTCAATGGCGTTGAAATAAAAATCGGAAACTATAACGCGACAACCAAGAACTTCGAGAAGAAACCGGATTTTGAATGGAACCAAGTGTTCGCCTTCGGACAAGATCGGTTGCAGGCTACAACTATGGAGATCACCATGAGAGACAAGGAACTAATAATTGGTGACAATATGATTGGCAAAATCACCGTTGCTTTGCATGAGGTTCCACTTTGTCTCCCCCCTGATAGTCCCCTCGCTTCACAATGGTATAAATTGGAAGATAAAAATGGTTTCACTTTAAGAAAAGGTGAATTGATGTTGGCTATGTGGTATAGCACACAAGCCGATCGCGTGTTTACCGACGCTTGGCACTCGGATTCGGCAATTGTGAGCGGTGAAAGCCTTTTGAATACTCGTTTAAAGGCATATCTTTTGCCGAGACTTTGGTACCTTCGAGTTAACGTAATTCAAGCACGAGATTTAGTCCCAGGAAGCAAGGATCGAAATCCCCAAGTTTATGTTAAGGCTGTAGTTGGGGATGTGATATTGAGGACCAGAGTTTCCCCTGATAAGAATGTGAATCCTCAATGGAATGAGGATTTGATGTTCGTTGTTGCTAAGCCATTTTTCGATTCTTTAATAGTAACGGTCGAGGATAGGCTCGAAAATAGTACGATCCGATGTTTAGGGAAGTGCGTGATTCGTTTATCGAATGTTGAACAGAGGCTACTACCTTTACCAGCTGATCCGTTGTGGTACACTCTTGAGGACATTGTATTTGAAGATGGAATGGAGAAAGAGGTGAATTTCTTTAGTAAGCTTAACATGTGTGTAAGTCTTGATGGCGGATATCATGGGTTCGATGAATCTGTTCACAACGGAAGCGATTACCGGCCTACTGCAAAAATGTTGTGGACGGCTATGATCGGAGTTTTGGAGTTGGGGATCATAAACGCTTCCGGTTTGCAGCCAATAAAGTTAAGAGATGGCTGTGAAACGACCGATGCTTATTGCTTGGCGAAATACGGGCCTAAGTGGGTCAAGACTCGGACAGTTGTTGACAGTTTCGATCCAAAATGGAATGAACAGTATAGTTGGGATGTTTATGACTTGTATACCATGCTTACCATAGGAGTTTTCGATGACTGTCACTTGCATGGTGGCGATGCAGTTGGAGATGGAAAAGATCCAAGTCTCGAAAAGGTACGAATTCAACTTTCATCTCTTGCAACGAACAAGATTTACACATATTCTTATCCCCTTTTGGTGTTACAACCCAATGGAGCAAAGAAAATGGGAGAACTTCAGCTAGCAATAAGATTTACTTGCTCATCTTACTTGAGCTTATTTTTGGTTTACACCATGAATCCTTTGTTGCCTGAAATGCATCATATTTACCCTCTTTCGATATACCAACTTGATATTTTAAGGAAACAAGCCGTTCGTATTCTTGTTCGAGTCTAA
- the LOC107921775 gene encoding uncharacterized protein isoform X1, with protein sequence MQWKCFVGLSKEFSPIRGSSINRYLQWKSGKVWSKSFSAGDDSCNSCSELEDGKSHERSGQETNQQMCNYKYQLEQEDLYLILMKHATTWVIQVKKLQQQLQEETDLHLALASAVEHFGSPSSSSPGKLPDKQALHQGLC encoded by the exons ATGCAATGGAAGTGCTTTGTAGGATTATCAAAGGAATTCTCACCAATAAG GGGAAGTTCTATTAATAGGTATTTACAATGGAAGAGTGGTAAGGTTTGGAGCAAGTCATTTTCAGCTGGGGATGATTCTTGTAATTCTTGTTCTGAATTGGAG GATGGTAAGTCCCATGAAAGGAGTGGACAAGAGACAAATCAACAGATGTGTAATTATAAATACCAGCTTGAGCAAGAA GATTTATATCTCATTCTCATGAAACATGCTACCACTTGGGTGATACAGGTTAAAAAGTTACAGCAGCAGTTGCAGGAAGAGACCGATTTGCACTTAGCTCTAGCAAGTGCTGTTGAACATTTTGGTTCACCTTCTTCTAGTTCTCCAGGCAAGCTTCCAGATAAG CAAGCATTACACCAGGGACTGTGTTGA
- the LOC107921773 gene encoding exosome complex component RRP43 isoform X4: MGLPNASDDLSTEVEVDAFRRLFPLRFYEKHLLKSIRPDARPLGRARETTIGLGAVASANGSALAKIGSTTMLAAIKMEVMTPSLETPNEGCLGLLPLAARFPVSLSLPKTPGRPAEAAPVVAKQLSDTILSSGMINLKELSLVSGKAAWMAYLDIYCYDADGALFDTALLSAVAAFSHYF; the protein is encoded by the exons ATGGGATTACCAAATGCGAGCGATGACTTGTCAACTGAAGTTGAGGTAGATGCTTTCAGACGCCTCTTTCCCCTTCGTTTCTATGAGAAACATCTTTTAAAGTCTATACGTCCTGATGCTCGTCCGCTTGGAAGAGCAAGAGAAACCACCATTGGCCTTG GGGCTGTTGCATCTGCTAATGGTTCAGCACTTGCAAAAATTGGTTCAACT ACTATGTTGGCTGCTATCAAAATGGAGGTCATGACCCCTTCATTGGAAACACCGAATGAGGGTTGTTTAGGTTTGCTGCCGTTAGCTGCACGCTTTCCTGTTTCTCTTTCTCTTCCTAAAAC GCCTGGCAGACCAGCTGAGGCAGCACCAGTCGTGGCAAAGCAATTGTCAGACACTATTTTAAG CTCTGGTATGATCAATTTGAAGGAACTGTCCTTGGTTAGTGGAAAAGCTGCTTGGATGGCATATTTG GACATATACTGTTATGATGCTGATGGTGCTCTTTTTGACACTGCATTACTCTCAGCTGTTGCTGCCTTTTCTCATT atttttga
- the LOC107921773 gene encoding vacuolar-sorting receptor 3 isoform X2 produces the protein MELRTFHHHLLQVFMLLSLISNCYARFVVEKNSLTVTSPEKIKGTHDSAIGNFGIPQYGGSMAGVVVYPEENQKACKSFDDFWISFKSKPGSLPTFVLVDRGDVETNECLENNGGCWQDKTANLTACRDTFRGRVCECLLVDGVQFKGDGYSHCEGPNVNLLQHSARVDLGMRFVELLASPTELSLGIVFNVACRQKH, from the exons ATGGAGCTACGAACAttccatcatcatcttcttcaagtgtttatgttattatctttgaTAAGCAATTGTTACGCGAGATTCGTGGTGGAAAAGAACAGCTTGACGGTAACATCGCCGGAGAAGATTAAAGGAACCCATGATAGTGCGATTGGGAACTTTGGGATACCTCAATATGGTGGAAGCATGGCTGGTGTTGTGGTTTACCCTGAAGAAAACCAAAAAGCTTGTAAAAGCTTTGATGACTTTTGGATTTCGTTTAAATCCAAGCCTGGTTCTCTTCCTACCTTTGTTTTGGTCGATCGTGGAG ATGTGGAGACGAATGAATGCTTGGAAAATAATGGTGGTTGTTGGCAAGATAAAACAGCAAATCTCACAGCCTGCAGG GATACATTTCGAGGAAGAGTTTGTGAATGTCTCTTGGTTGATGGCGTGCAATTCAAAGGAGATGGATACAGTCACTGTGAAG GCCCTAACGTCAACCTGTTACAGCACTCGGCCCGGGTGGATTTGGGTATGCGTTTTGTGGAACTACTTGCGTCGCCAACGGAACTTTCCTTGGGGATTGTATTCAACGTTGCCTGCCGTCAGAAGCACTAG
- the LOC107921775 gene encoding uncharacterized protein isoform X2: MQWKCFVGLSKEFSPIRGSSINRYLQWKSGKVWSKSFSAGDDSCNSCSELEDGKSHERSGQETNQQMCNYKYQLEQEDLYLILMKHATTWVIQVKKLQQQLQEETDLHLALASAVEHFGSPSSSSPGKLPDKALHQGLC; encoded by the exons ATGCAATGGAAGTGCTTTGTAGGATTATCAAAGGAATTCTCACCAATAAG GGGAAGTTCTATTAATAGGTATTTACAATGGAAGAGTGGTAAGGTTTGGAGCAAGTCATTTTCAGCTGGGGATGATTCTTGTAATTCTTGTTCTGAATTGGAG GATGGTAAGTCCCATGAAAGGAGTGGACAAGAGACAAATCAACAGATGTGTAATTATAAATACCAGCTTGAGCAAGAA GATTTATATCTCATTCTCATGAAACATGCTACCACTTGGGTGATACAGGTTAAAAAGTTACAGCAGCAGTTGCAGGAAGAGACCGATTTGCACTTAGCTCTAGCAAGTGCTGTTGAACATTTTGGTTCACCTTCTTCTAGTTCTCCAGGCAAGCTTCCAGATAAG GCATTACACCAGGGACTGTGTTGA
- the LOC107921775 gene encoding uncharacterized protein isoform X3 — MCRIFRGSSINRYLQWKSGKVWSKSFSAGDDSCNSCSELEDGKSHERSGQETNQQMCNYKYQLEQEDLYLILMKHATTWVIQVKKLQQQLQEETDLHLALASAVEHFGSPSSSSPGKLPDKQALHQGLC; from the exons ATGTGTAGAATTTTTAG GGGAAGTTCTATTAATAGGTATTTACAATGGAAGAGTGGTAAGGTTTGGAGCAAGTCATTTTCAGCTGGGGATGATTCTTGTAATTCTTGTTCTGAATTGGAG GATGGTAAGTCCCATGAAAGGAGTGGACAAGAGACAAATCAACAGATGTGTAATTATAAATACCAGCTTGAGCAAGAA GATTTATATCTCATTCTCATGAAACATGCTACCACTTGGGTGATACAGGTTAAAAAGTTACAGCAGCAGTTGCAGGAAGAGACCGATTTGCACTTAGCTCTAGCAAGTGCTGTTGAACATTTTGGTTCACCTTCTTCTAGTTCTCCAGGCAAGCTTCCAGATAAG CAAGCATTACACCAGGGACTGTGTTGA
- the LOC107921775 gene encoding uncharacterized protein isoform X8 — MGSSINRYLQWKSGKVWSKSFSAGDDSCNSCSELEDGKSHERSGQETNQQMCNYKYQLEQEVKKLQQQLQEETDLHLALASAVEHFGSPSSSSPGKLPDKQALHQGLC; from the exons AT GGGAAGTTCTATTAATAGGTATTTACAATGGAAGAGTGGTAAGGTTTGGAGCAAGTCATTTTCAGCTGGGGATGATTCTTGTAATTCTTGTTCTGAATTGGAG GATGGTAAGTCCCATGAAAGGAGTGGACAAGAGACAAATCAACAGATGTGTAATTATAAATACCAGCTTGAGCAAGAA GTTAAAAAGTTACAGCAGCAGTTGCAGGAAGAGACCGATTTGCACTTAGCTCTAGCAAGTGCTGTTGAACATTTTGGTTCACCTTCTTCTAGTTCTCCAGGCAAGCTTCCAGATAAG CAAGCATTACACCAGGGACTGTGTTGA
- the LOC107921775 gene encoding uncharacterized protein isoform X7 → MCRIFRGSSINRYLQWKSGKVWSKSFSAGDDSCNSCSELEDGKSHERSGQETNQQMCNYKYQLEQEVKKLQQQLQEETDLHLALASAVEHFGSPSSSSPGKLPDKQALHQGLC, encoded by the exons ATGTGTAGAATTTTTAG GGGAAGTTCTATTAATAGGTATTTACAATGGAAGAGTGGTAAGGTTTGGAGCAAGTCATTTTCAGCTGGGGATGATTCTTGTAATTCTTGTTCTGAATTGGAG GATGGTAAGTCCCATGAAAGGAGTGGACAAGAGACAAATCAACAGATGTGTAATTATAAATACCAGCTTGAGCAAGAA GTTAAAAAGTTACAGCAGCAGTTGCAGGAAGAGACCGATTTGCACTTAGCTCTAGCAAGTGCTGTTGAACATTTTGGTTCACCTTCTTCTAGTTCTCCAGGCAAGCTTCCAGATAAG CAAGCATTACACCAGGGACTGTGTTGA